One Salvelinus namaycush isolate Seneca chromosome 29, SaNama_1.0, whole genome shotgun sequence genomic region harbors:
- the LOC120024158 gene encoding proto-oncogene c-Fos-like has translation MYSAFNTDCDSSSRCSTASPACDNLAYYNSPAGSYSTIGSPQSQDFTDLTSVSSGSFIPTVTAVSASPDLQWMDQPLVSSVASSHRVHPYSVSPPTYTSAMRNKGHSSGRRARMEQLSPEEEAKKSFRRERNKQAAAKCRNRRKELTDTLQGETDELEDEKSALQNDIANLLKEKEKLEFILAAHQPICKIPSDMDTVFPSHSYGVSIQLSPPQSQSMVSSSVCSATPLTSIPSTASSNLSASIFSSSPLLSTASISVSDVKMADLDTACLESLSLLSKTEMETARSVPDVDLTSSLYTQDWEPLYSTANNDFEPLCTPVVTCTPSCTTYTSSFVFSYPEAEALPTCGVAQQKGSSSNDQSSDSLSSPTLLAL, from the exons ATGTACTCTGCTTTCAACACGGATTGTGACTCCTCTTCCCGGTGCAGTACCGCTTCTCCAGCTTGCGACAACCTGGCTTACTACAACTCTCCTGCGGGATCTTACTCCACTATAGGCTCTCCCCAATCTCAG GACTTCACAGACCTGACTTCAGTGTCCAGTGGCTCCTTCATCCCTACTGTCACGGCTGTCTCTGCCAGTCCAGACCTGCAGTGGATGGACCAGCCGCTCGTATCCTCCGTGGCCTCTTCTCACAGAGTCCATCCCTACAGTGTCAGCCCCCCAACCTACACTAGTGCCATGAGGAACAAGGGCCACAGCTCTGGGCGCAGAGCCAGAATGGAACAG cTTTCTCCTGAGGAGGAGGCGAAGAAGAGTTTCCGTAGAGAGAGGAACAAGCAGGCAGCAGCTAAATGCCGCAACAGGAGGAAGGAACTCACCGACACTCTGCAGGGTGAAACTGACGAGCTGGAGGATGAGAAGTCCGCTCTCCAGAACGACATCGCCAACCTGCTCAAAGAGAAGGAGAAGTTGGAGTTTATCCTGGCAGCCCACCAGCCCATCTGCAAGATCCCCTCTGATATGGACACTGTTTTCCCCTCCCACTCCTACGGGGTCTCCATCCAGCTGTCCCCACCCCAGTCTCAAAGCATGGTCTCCAGCTCCGTCTGCTCAGCAACTCCCCTCACCTCCATTCCGTCGACCGCCAGCTCCAACCTCTCCGCCTCAATCTTCTCCAGCAGCCCCCTCCTGTCCACCGCCTCCATCTCCGTCTCTGACGTCAAGATGGCCGACCTGGACACAGCCTGCCTGGagtccctgtctctcctctccaagACGGAGATGGAGACGGCCCGGTCGGTGCCCGATGTCGATCTGACCAGCTCCCTGTACACCCAGGACTGGGAGCCTCTCTACAGCACAGCCAATAATGACTTTGAGCCCCTGTGCACCCCTGTGGTCACCTGCACCCCATCCTGCACCACGTACACATCTTCCTTCGTCTTCAGCTATCCTGAGGCGGAGGCGTTGCCTACCTGTGGCGTAGCCCAACAGAAAGGGAGCAGCAGCAACGATCAATCCTCTGACTCCCTCAGCTCCCCTACACTCCTAGCCCTGTGA